One Vespa crabro chromosome 1, iyVesCrab1.2, whole genome shotgun sequence genomic region harbors:
- the LOC124424626 gene encoding protoporphyrinogen oxidase: MTVVLGGGISGLSAAYYALNNPKIGPITVLEASNRLGGWIRSYELSNGIIFEKGPRTIRCLGSAGKNTLNLLEDLQLTNKLIPIKSDHPSAKNRMIYSRNKLHLLPNSFLSIFKTNSLLNRSLASFLIKDLIAPMVRKDDESIHSFITRRIGKDIADYLVSPMICGICAGDAQKISVNFLMKSLFEAEQKHGSIIKGLFKELFKKQDVNNMTEYKSNLVKKADAEKWVVWGLKGGLEELPRSLGNNLQTQGVDIQLNSHCEKLFFQSDHVELTINGKAKKYSHVISSLPAKILAKLLEEQYPDLAEQLKAIPMVTVAVVNLQFADNVLPINAFGFLVPPGENLPILGVIFDSCIFPKNSSTVLTVMMGGAWFEKYFGKDPSDEDLLNIAIKQVKEILNIKKEPIAFNVAILKDCIPQHVVGHAQRLNHIHDYISSRRIPLALCGSSYQGVGINDVILSAKEAVSKIVKHSNELKN; encoded by the exons ATGACGGTAGTACTTGGTGGTGGTATATCAGGCTTATCAGCCGCATATTATGCACTAAATAATCCTAAAATTGGTCCAATAACAGTGCTAGAAGCATCTAATCGTTTAGGTGGATGGATAAGAAGTTATGAATTATCAAAtggaataatatttgaaaaaggaCCAAGAACTATAAGATGTTTAGGATCAGCTggaaaaaatacattaaatttattagagGATTTGCAATTAACTAATAAACTTATTCCTATTAAATCAGATCATCCTAGTGCTAAGAATAGAATGATTTATTCGCgtaataaattacatttattaccAAATTCTTTCCTTAGTATATTTAAAActaattctttattaaatcGTTCTTTAGCAAGTTTTCTTATAAAAGATTTGATAGCACCAATGGTACGTAAGGATGATGAAAGTATACATAGTTTTATTACAAGAAGAATAGGAAAAGATATTGCCGATTATCTTGTTAGTCCTATGATTTGCGGAATTTGTGCTGGCGATGCACAAAAGATAAGTGTAAACTTTCTAATGAAATCTTTGTTTGAAGCAGAACAAAAACATGGATCTATAATAAAAGGATTAttcaaagaattatttaaaaagcaaGATGTTAATAATATGACAGAATATAAATCGAACTTAGTTAAAAAAGCTGACGCAGAAAAATGGGTAGTATGGGGTTTAAAAGGAGGACTCGAAGAATTACCACGTTCCTTaggaaataatttacaaaCTCAAGGTGTTGATATACAATTAAATAGCCACTGTGAAAAACTCTTTTTTCAATCCGATCATGTTGAATTAACTATTAATGGAAAggcaaaaaaatattctcacgTTATCTCAAGTCTACCAGCAAAAATTCTGGCAAAATTGTTGGAAGAACAATATCCTGATTTAGCAGAACAATTAAAAGCAATACCTATGGTTACAGTGGCAGTAGTCAATCTACAATTTGCCGATAATGTCTTGCCTATCAATGCTTTTGGTTTTCTTGTTCCACCAGGAGAAAATCTTCCAATTCTTGGCGTGATCTTTGATTCGTGTATTTTTCCTAAAAACTCTTCGACG GTACTAACAGTAATGATGGGTGGTGCATGGTTTGAAAAATACTTTGGCAAAGATCCATCAGATGAAGATTTGTTGAATATAGCAATTAAACAAGTTAAAGAAATcctgaatattaaaaaagagcCCATAGCCTTTAATGTGGCCATTCTGAAAGACTGTATTCCCCAACATGTAGTGGGTCACGCACAACGTTTAAATCATATCCATGATTATATTTCTTCACGTAGAATCCCTCTAGCATTGTGTGGTTCTTCTTACCAAGGTGTGGGAATCAATGACGTTATTCTGTCAGCAAAAGAAGCTGTTTCTAAGATTGTGAAACATTCAAATGAACTAAAAAACTGA